The Acidobacteriota bacterium genome has a segment encoding these proteins:
- a CDS encoding GH92 family glycosyl hydrolase: MKREIIFAAAALTLAPTAPGRGAAVAPVKEPVDYVNTAIGTISHMLVPTFPTIHLPNGMLRVTAPNESFTADRIDGFGLAVPSHRWAPAFRMMPASGPASELRPGWSSRYDQAKARPYRYSVFLDDPEAAVEMAPAGKAAVFAVTFEGGAGQPRFIMLRPNGTGSLAIEGSTISGFEDIKGFKVYVHLEFDTPPARVGAFAAGDTVGFGRAATAGSGKPVVAEFAPSTKTVRLRYGISFISAEQAAKNLRAEIRDFDLDRLADRARAAWNEVLGRIAVEGGTEDEKTVFYTALYRSHERMVPISEDGRYFSAWDGRVHEDQGVPFWTDDWTWDTYRALHPLMTLLHPAAEGEKLASYIRMAGQSGWLPTFPTVFGDDHCMNGQHAVALFLDAWRKGVRGFDLAKAFDFAVKTLREESLIPWYRGPATELDRFLRDKGYFPALRPGEAETVREVSRGEKRQAVAVTLAASYDAWCLSQIAAELGRREEAAYFRGRSLDYRNLWKADTGFFHPKDARGDWILPFDYKSSGGQGGRDYYDENNAWTYLWDVPHNVADLVALLGGRRAFVDKLDRMFAEGYDRPRWEFMSQFPDSTGNVGMFVMGNEPSFHIPYLYDYAGEPWKAQKRVRMLLEAWFRNDLMGVPGDEDGGGMSAFVVFSAMGFYPATAGLPVYAFGSPVFTRVAIRLENGRTFVLSAPRAGRENKYIRSVRINGRPWDKAWLGHDVVAGGGTVEIEMGDRPNKSWGAAEGSAPPNGY; this comes from the coding sequence ATGAAACGGGAGATCATCTTCGCCGCGGCCGCGCTGACCCTCGCGCCGACGGCCCCGGGCCGGGGAGCGGCGGTCGCGCCGGTCAAGGAACCCGTCGACTACGTCAATACGGCCATCGGGACGATCAGCCACATGCTGGTGCCGACCTTCCCGACGATCCACCTCCCGAACGGCATGCTTCGGGTGACCGCGCCTAACGAGAGCTTCACGGCCGACCGCATCGACGGCTTCGGCCTGGCCGTCCCGTCGCACCGCTGGGCCCCGGCCTTCCGGATGATGCCCGCGAGCGGCCCGGCCTCGGAGCTCCGTCCCGGCTGGAGCTCCCGCTACGACCAGGCGAAGGCCCGGCCCTATCGCTATTCCGTCTTCCTCGACGATCCCGAGGCCGCGGTGGAGATGGCGCCGGCCGGCAAGGCCGCCGTTTTCGCGGTGACCTTCGAGGGCGGGGCCGGCCAGCCGCGCTTCATCATGCTCCGGCCGAACGGGACGGGCTCGCTTGCGATCGAAGGGTCGACGATCAGCGGCTTCGAGGACATCAAGGGCTTCAAGGTCTATGTCCACCTCGAGTTCGACACGCCTCCGGCGAGGGTCGGCGCCTTCGCGGCGGGGGACACGGTCGGCTTCGGCCGCGCCGCGACCGCGGGCTCCGGCAAGCCGGTCGTGGCCGAGTTCGCCCCGTCGACGAAGACCGTGCGCCTGCGCTACGGCATCTCTTTTATCAGCGCCGAACAGGCCGCGAAGAACCTGCGCGCCGAGATCCGGGACTTCGACCTCGACCGGCTGGCGGACCGGGCCCGGGCGGCCTGGAACGAGGTCCTCGGCCGGATCGCGGTGGAGGGCGGGACGGAGGACGAGAAGACGGTCTTCTACACGGCGCTCTACCGCTCGCACGAGCGCATGGTCCCGATCTCGGAGGACGGCCGCTATTTCAGCGCCTGGGACGGCCGGGTCCACGAGGACCAGGGCGTGCCCTTCTGGACCGACGACTGGACCTGGGACACCTACCGGGCCCTGCACCCGCTGATGACCCTGCTCCATCCGGCGGCCGAGGGGGAAAAGCTCGCGTCTTATATCCGCATGGCCGGGCAGTCGGGCTGGCTGCCGACCTTCCCGACGGTCTTCGGCGACGACCACTGCATGAACGGCCAGCACGCCGTGGCCCTCTTCCTCGATGCCTGGCGCAAGGGCGTCCGCGGCTTCGACCTGGCCAAGGCCTTCGACTTCGCCGTCAAGACCCTCCGGGAAGAGAGCCTGATCCCCTGGTACCGCGGCCCGGCCACCGAGCTCGACCGCTTCCTGCGGGACAAGGGCTATTTCCCCGCCCTCAGGCCGGGCGAGGCCGAGACGGTCCGGGAGGTCAGCCGGGGCGAGAAGCGGCAGGCCGTGGCCGTGACCCTGGCGGCCTCCTACGACGCCTGGTGCCTGTCGCAGATCGCGGCCGAGCTCGGCCGCCGCGAGGAGGCCGCCTATTTCCGGGGCCGGTCCCTCGATTACCGGAACCTCTGGAAGGCGGACACGGGCTTCTTCCATCCGAAGGACGCCCGCGGCGACTGGATCCTGCCCTTCGACTACAAGTCCTCGGGCGGCCAGGGCGGGCGCGACTATTACGACGAGAACAACGCCTGGACCTACCTCTGGGACGTGCCCCACAACGTCGCCGACCTCGTCGCCCTCCTGGGCGGCCGCCGGGCCTTCGTCGACAAGCTCGACCGGATGTTCGCGGAAGGCTATGACCGGCCGCGCTGGGAGTTCATGAGCCAGTTCCCCGACTCGACCGGCAACGTCGGCATGTTCGTGATGGGCAACGAGCCGAGCTTCCACATCCCCTATCTCTACGATTACGCCGGCGAGCCCTGGAAGGCGCAGAAGCGAGTCCGCATGCTGCTCGAGGCCTGGTTCCGCAACGACCTCATGGGCGTTCCCGGCGACGAGGACGGCGGCGGCATGTCGGCCTTCGTCGTGTTCTCGGCGATGGGCTTCTATCCGGCCACGGCCGGGCTGCCGGTTTACGCGTTCGGGAGCCCGGTGTTCACCAGGGTGGCCATCCGTCTCGAGAACGGCCGGACGTTCGTCCTTTCGGCGCCCCGGGCCGGCCGCGAGAACAAGTACATCCGGTCGGTCAGGATCAACGGCCGGCCATGGGACAAGGCCTGGCTCGGCCATGACGTCGTGGCCGGCGGCGGGACGGTCGAGATCGAGATGGGCGACCGTCCGAACAAGAGCTGGGGCGCGGCCGAAGGCTCCGCCCCGCCGAACGGCTACTGA
- a CDS encoding glycoside hydrolase family 38 C-terminal domain-containing protein, producing MLSSFRRSLHAASVALAVLAALSAPAAGQSARSDQPAKLDPKTPTLYVVGYAHLDTQWRWDYPTTIREYLPKTMRTNFDLFEKYPHYVFNFSGANRYRMMKEYYPEAFEKVRKYVAAGRWHPAGSSMEENDVNSPSAESTIRQILYGTQWFRAEFGKTSAEYMLPDCFGFPASLPSILAHCGILGFSTQKLSWGSFAPVGGPDSPEKTPAGIPFNVGVWEGLDGRSVVAALNAGDYTGSVTYDLTKTPPPPAPAKDGRQPGRALADWPARIALDGAASGLFADYLYYGTGDTGGSPNERSVKLMEAIVTRGEAVLEPGAAAAKVGDGPVRVLSAASDQLFRDIGPDVKSRLPRYKGDLELTNHSAGSITSQAYMKRWNRRNEVLADDAERASVAAEWLGGRAYPRRRLNDAWTLVMGGQFHDIIPGTSIPKAYEYSWNDEVLALNQFGGVLTSAVGSVAAALDTRVRGAAVVVTNGLSVPREDIVEAAVEFPGGTPKAVRVFGPDGRETPAQLENGRAVFAAKSPSVGFAVYDVRPAETPAASALKVSPSSLENARYRVALNAAGDVSSIFDKSVGRELLAAPARLEIKTDRPAQWPAWNMDWADQSRAPRAYVGGPAKVRVVENGPARVAVEVRREAEGSVFVQTVRLAAGGAADRVEFATVVDWKTPAAHLKAVFPLAAKNKVATYNWDIGTIERPTNSEKQFEMPSHQWVDLTDASGAFGAAILTGAKFGSDKPDDHTLRLTLIRTPGIEGNRGYTDQTSQDWGRHEFVYGIAGHAGDFRKGGADWQALRLDQPQAAFLAPAHAGALGRSLSLMSISNGRVRALALKKAERSDEVVVRLVEMSGRPAKGVKVSFAAPLLAAREVNGVEDEAGPAKLAGGALVADFGPFAVRSFAVKLGPAPARLAAPKFETVPLDHDVYASTRDGEIPVGGFDGEGRSLPAEMLPARISCGGVEFALGPSGRRNAMTARGQVLTLPAGTKGRIYILAASAAGDQKAVFRIGGEPVELTIQDWGGYIGQWDNRVWTTRQEIAPARPGAPAGAPRLRTIEEYAALVPGFVKPAPVAWFASHRHLQDGTNDPYAYAYLFAYAIDAPGGAATLTLPSDERIRVLAVTVSDEGPMVRPAAPLFDTLER from the coding sequence ATGCTCAGCTCGTTCCGCCGATCCCTTCACGCCGCCTCCGTCGCCCTGGCCGTCCTGGCCGCCCTCTCCGCTCCGGCCGCCGGCCAGTCCGCGAGATCCGATCAGCCGGCAAAGCTCGATCCAAAGACGCCGACGCTCTACGTCGTCGGCTACGCCCACCTGGACACCCAATGGCGCTGGGACTACCCGACGACCATCCGCGAGTACCTGCCCAAGACCATGCGGACCAACTTCGATCTCTTCGAGAAGTACCCGCACTACGTCTTCAATTTCAGCGGCGCCAACCGCTACCGGATGATGAAGGAGTACTACCCGGAGGCGTTCGAGAAGGTCCGCAAGTACGTCGCCGCCGGCCGCTGGCATCCGGCCGGCTCCTCGATGGAAGAGAACGACGTCAACTCGCCCTCGGCCGAATCGACCATCCGCCAGATCCTCTACGGCACGCAGTGGTTCCGGGCCGAGTTCGGCAAGACCAGCGCCGAATACATGCTGCCCGACTGCTTCGGCTTCCCGGCCTCGCTGCCCAGCATCCTGGCCCACTGCGGCATCCTCGGCTTCTCGACCCAGAAGCTGTCCTGGGGCTCGTTCGCCCCGGTCGGCGGCCCGGATTCGCCCGAAAAGACGCCGGCCGGCATTCCCTTCAACGTCGGCGTCTGGGAGGGCCTGGACGGCCGGAGCGTCGTCGCCGCCCTCAACGCCGGCGATTACACGGGATCGGTGACCTATGACCTGACCAAGACCCCGCCTCCGCCGGCCCCGGCCAAGGACGGCCGCCAGCCGGGCCGGGCCCTGGCCGACTGGCCCGCCCGGATCGCCCTTGACGGAGCCGCCTCCGGGCTCTTCGCCGATTACCTCTACTACGGCACCGGCGACACCGGCGGCTCGCCCAACGAGCGCTCGGTCAAGCTCATGGAGGCTATCGTCACCCGGGGCGAGGCCGTCCTCGAGCCCGGCGCCGCCGCGGCCAAGGTGGGCGACGGCCCGGTCCGCGTCCTCTCGGCCGCCTCCGACCAGCTTTTCCGCGACATCGGCCCCGACGTTAAGTCGAGGCTCCCCCGCTACAAGGGCGACCTGGAGCTGACCAACCACTCGGCCGGCTCCATCACCTCCCAGGCCTACATGAAGCGCTGGAACCGCCGCAACGAGGTCCTGGCCGACGACGCCGAGCGGGCCTCGGTCGCCGCCGAATGGCTCGGCGGCCGCGCCTATCCGCGGCGCCGGCTCAACGACGCCTGGACGCTGGTCATGGGCGGCCAGTTCCACGACATCATCCCCGGGACAAGCATCCCCAAGGCTTACGAATATTCCTGGAACGACGAAGTCCTGGCCCTCAACCAGTTCGGCGGCGTGCTCACGAGCGCCGTCGGATCGGTCGCCGCGGCCCTCGACACGCGGGTCCGGGGCGCGGCCGTCGTCGTCACCAACGGCCTGTCCGTCCCGCGCGAGGACATCGTCGAGGCGGCCGTGGAGTTCCCGGGCGGGACGCCCAAGGCCGTGCGCGTCTTCGGGCCCGACGGCCGGGAGACGCCGGCTCAGCTCGAGAACGGCCGGGCCGTCTTCGCGGCCAAGTCGCCGTCGGTCGGGTTCGCCGTTTACGACGTCCGGCCGGCCGAGACGCCGGCGGCCTCGGCCCTCAAGGTCTCGCCCTCGTCCCTCGAGAACGCCCGCTACCGCGTCGCCCTGAACGCCGCCGGCGACGTCTCGTCCATCTTCGACAAGTCCGTCGGCCGGGAGCTCCTGGCCGCGCCGGCGCGCCTGGAGATCAAGACCGACCGGCCGGCCCAGTGGCCGGCCTGGAACATGGACTGGGCCGACCAGAGCCGCGCGCCCCGGGCCTACGTCGGCGGCCCGGCCAAGGTCCGGGTCGTCGAGAACGGGCCGGCCCGCGTGGCCGTCGAGGTCCGCCGCGAGGCCGAGGGCTCGGTCTTCGTCCAGACCGTGCGCCTGGCGGCCGGCGGCGCGGCCGACCGGGTCGAGTTCGCCACGGTCGTGGACTGGAAGACCCCGGCCGCGCACCTCAAGGCCGTCTTCCCGCTCGCCGCGAAGAACAAGGTCGCGACCTACAACTGGGACATCGGCACGATCGAGCGGCCGACGAACAGCGAGAAGCAGTTCGAGATGCCCTCGCACCAGTGGGTCGACCTGACCGACGCCTCGGGCGCGTTCGGGGCCGCCATCCTGACCGGGGCCAAGTTCGGCTCGGACAAGCCGGACGACCACACCCTGCGCCTGACCCTGATCCGCACGCCGGGCATCGAAGGCAACCGCGGCTACACCGACCAGACCTCGCAGGACTGGGGCCGGCACGAGTTCGTCTACGGGATCGCCGGCCACGCCGGCGACTTCCGCAAGGGCGGCGCCGACTGGCAGGCACTGCGGCTCGACCAGCCGCAGGCCGCGTTCCTGGCCCCGGCCCACGCCGGGGCGCTGGGCAGGTCGCTGTCCCTGATGTCGATCTCGAACGGCCGCGTCCGGGCTTTGGCCCTGAAGAAGGCCGAGCGGAGCGACGAAGTCGTCGTCCGCCTGGTCGAGATGAGCGGCCGGCCGGCCAAGGGCGTCAAGGTTTCGTTCGCGGCTCCACTGCTGGCCGCCCGGGAGGTCAACGGCGTCGAGGACGAGGCCGGCCCGGCCAAGCTCGCCGGCGGCGCGCTCGTCGCCGACTTCGGGCCTTTCGCTGTCCGCTCCTTCGCCGTCAAGCTGGGGCCGGCCCCGGCGCGCCTGGCCGCGCCGAAGTTCGAGACCGTTCCCCTCGACCATGACGTCTACGCCTCGACCCGTGACGGCGAGATCCCGGTCGGCGGCTTCGACGGCGAGGGCCGGTCGCTTCCGGCCGAGATGCTGCCGGCCCGGATCAGCTGCGGCGGCGTCGAGTTCGCGCTCGGGCCTTCCGGCCGGCGCAACGCCATGACGGCCCGCGGCCAAGTCCTGACCCTCCCGGCCGGGACGAAGGGCCGGATCTACATCCTGGCCGCCTCGGCGGCCGGCGACCAGAAGGCCGTGTTCAGGATCGGCGGCGAGCCGGTCGAGCTCACGATCCAGGATTGGGGCGGCTACATCGGCCAATGGGACAACCGCGTCTGGACCACCCGGCAGGAGATCGCCCCGGCCAGGCCCGGCGCGCCGGCGGGCGCGCCGCGCTTGCGGACGATCGAGGAGTACGCGGCCCTCGTCCCCGGCTTCGTCAAGCCGGCGCCGGTGGCCTGGTTCGCCTCGCACCGGCACCTTCAGGACGGCACGAACGACCCCTACGCCTACGCCTACCTGTTCGCCTACGCCATCGACGCGCCGGGCGGGGCGGCGACGCTGACGCTGCCGAGCGACGAGCGGATCCGGGTCCTGGCCGTCACAGTCTCGGATGAAGGCCCGATGGTCCGTCCGGCGGCGCCGCTCTTTGACACGCTCGAGCGCTGA